AGCACTGGGGAATGATGGACAAGTGGGGCAGTTGGCCCCACTCTGGAAGGAAGCGGTCAGTAATTTAGTCGCTTTACAGCCAAAACCAAGGACACACGGTTGAAGGAAGAACCCTTTTagcggaaaagtgaaacatgATGTACCCTTTATTTCAACGGATAAACTGGACGAACTGGAACTCGCTTTGTTTTTAGTAACCGCTCCTCGAATGCCTCCCGCTGCAATTACACCACCCCTCCTCTGTCAGTGTCGCACCTTGCACCGACCCGTTGCACTGCAAGCGGACCTAGCGGACGCAGAACTTATCCATCATTTACCATCGGAAACGATCGCATAGAAGCGCATTATCCACAAGAGAATAAAGGGCTTTTCGCTGGAATATTTATAACTAACCGAAATTCTTGAACTTGTTTCctcgcacacacgggcacTGTGTCTATCCCTATCTCgcccttctttctttcattgGTCATCGGCATTCCGGAGTGATATGTAGGATTTTAACTTAGTTTCTCTATTACTCACTTCCAGTGAACCCAGTGCCGTGTGCCACAcgcgcacagacacacacatacccaTATACACACACCATACTTTCTGCGGGTCTATCTCCAGAATATGATCCCTTTGTACGAATGATAATGGCAGAAACAGAATAAAATTTGCATGtagtaaaaaaaacaggaaaatcgCTGTGTGGCCGTTTTTGAAATCGTccgaaaggggaaagaaaatgttgtCAGCAAACAATGGATGATGTAACATCATAGGGCCCGCGACTCTCGTGCTGCCCCGTGAACTTATCGTCCGCGCTTTGTCACTGTAACGTCAATGACTAACCCCCTCAAGCCCCACAAAAACCATGTGCCATTTTTGcgatcgttttattttgcgTTTCTCGCCGCGCTGAGGCACCTCAACAAGCAGTACTTTCGGCATGTGCCACGAAATTTGAAGTTAAAAACACACAGAATGTAAATCAATAAAAGCTCAATCCGATGGCAGTAAGGTATATGTATTGTTGCGCCACCACGAACACGCGAAcccaaagaaggaaaaacttgTTCGATTAGAAGCGACGCGTTGTGTGGCTTAGTATGGGAACATTCCGATACCGGTCGTCGATCATTCGTACGAGGTTCGAGGATCGAGCTGTTGGGCGCCAGCGGCGGTTTGCTCAGGCGAcgtaaaaataacaatatcCTTACTGTTATTCATACGTAGCATCCGCTGTCAGGAAACGGCCGCCGTACCGGTCAGGGTGCCAGTCCACTTCTCGCTGACCGCCCACAGCCACTTTGCTACCCGATCGTCCTTCGCCTGCTCGGCTACATCCTTCGGGGCACAGTCGCTAAAGTACTGACCGCTCACTTTTTCCAGCGACGGTTCAAGTGCCACGTGCAGCGTCGTTTGTGCACCGTAGAGCGGCGACTTGAGGAATGGCCAAACGAAAGGTTTCACGAAGACGCTCGAAAACCAGCTATTGAAGATGCCCATGTGTCGCATCAGATCCGTATCGACGATTCCCGGATGCAAGGCATTCACCGTGACGCCCGTTCCTTCTAGTCGACGGGCCAATTCGCGCGTAAAGAGGACATTCGCCAGCTTGCTCTGGTCGTACGCTCGGGCCTCATCGTATGAATTGCTACTGTTCAAATCATCCAGCGCAATCTGGCCACGGGTGTGCGCCAGGCTGGACACAACGACGACTCGGCTCGGAGCACTCAGCTTCAGGTTGTCAAGGAGCAGATTGGTGAGCAAAAAGTGTCCCATATGATTCACACCCAGCTGCATCTCGATCCCTTCCTTGGTCAGTGAGCGCGGGCAGCGCATGACGCCGGCGTTGTTTATCAGAATATCGAGCCGCTGCTGTTCGGACTTGAATCTAATTGGTGGAGGAGCAATAAACGTCAGCCCACGATCCGTTACATAACGATGCCGGCAATACGTACTGCTTCACAAACTGCCGGATGGATTGCATTGAAGCGAGATCACATTCCCTGCAGAACACGTTCGGGTTTCGCGTTTCCACCACAATGTCCTGGCGAGCCTCTTCGCACTTTTTCATATCCCGGCATGCCATGTACACGTGCGCCCCGCGATGCGCCAAGCAGTGGGCCGTTTCCCTGCCAATGCCCGTGTTGGCGCCAGTCACGATGACCACCTTCCCTTCGGCCCGAACTTCCTTGTTTTGGAATTTGGCACCCTGCATGTAGTCCCTATGGAAGGTAATTGAGGTGTCGGTACTGGGTTTCTTAAATTTACCGTCTACTTACTTCAGTAGCACCGTGCCGCCGATCAGCGTTCCGATGGCGCTACTTGCGAGGATCAGTTTGTTACGAAAAATCGACATTTTAGGTGCGCTGCTTGTTTCTTATCGACAAGAAATTCAATTcatggtcggtcggtgccaaAAGTCTGGAACGTGTGAGTCGAAAGCTCGAGAAATCGATCCTTTTTTGATTGTTTACATCACATGCGCCGAAAATTGTTaccacatttttcttttgtgcttgttgtctctctctctccgtgcgcgtggcagtgctgccagcaaGAATCGGAAGAACAAAAATAGGCTCACATTTCAAATTAATGACCATACGATTGTTTTCCTACGGCTGTTTTCTAGTATGTATAATCGTATTTATGTATTTAAATGTTGTTCTGCTTATGATTTACTATTCAACAGAATACAAggagaaacatttttcatttattgcaGCCTGCTGGTGTTACCATGGTTTCTGGCagatttcaatttcaagcTATACTCAAGGGGATCGGTTCACGCGATCACACGGACCCTCGGCAAACAACGACTTACGACGATCGGCGTTGTAGCACTTTTCGCATGCTCTCGAACATATTTGGCAAAATTCCCACATGTTTATCCACACACTTTATGGCGCATCGTTCGAATTCGGCCGTATACTTGGCGATATCACCTTCCGACGGACTTGGTCCCATCTACAAGGAAAGTGAAGAAACCGTTAGCAGTGGTGGCTGTGTTTCGGGGCCTACTCTTTTCGCACCTTATCCTTAATCGTATCGTTACAATCCATAACACACCGTTGCAGCCGGCTGTTGAACGAATTGATCTCCGATTCTACGTGCTGCTGCGCTCGCTGGGCTGGGACCGAGCATCGTTCGACGCACTGCTGTACCGTGTCCATAGACGAATTCATGTCCTTGCAGCAATTGGCCGCACAGTCATGCATATCCGCCTGGTTATTGGAAGAAGCCGAAATCGTAATAGAAAACCTTTGTGTCGTCATGAGCCCAATCGGCAGCGACTGATATTTACTTGCATTTTCCTTAGCACCGTTCGATCCAGATCATCCAACTGCTTGGTGATTTCCATCTCTATCCGTTGCTTTTGTTGTTCTATCATTTTGCAGCTGAAACTGATTTTACTTTTGCCACtggccacaaaaacaaaccctttgGACCGATACACCGGATAGCGGTTCCAACTGACAGATAGAGTTACATCACAAACCGGCGAGCGAGGGAAACAGGCGAAAAAGGAACTCACGTCTGCCGTTCAATGAGAATTCGGGTACTTGCTTCAAATTCCAAAGGGCAATTGATTAGCTTGAACGCACGAACGAAAGCCTGATCAACAGCATGTTTGATGAggaatgattaatttatcGACCAAATTATGCAATGTACAATTTTATAGATATGAAAAACACATTCGCTAGAGAAAAGGTTAATTATTGGTCCAACGGGTGGCCTCAAACAATGGCAGACGATTGTACGAAAATTTTGCCACCATTAAATGCGACATTTTTATCGCAAAGGCATCACAATGATATTGGATTATCCATTAAAATACACCATGCGGAGAACGAAATGTAGCCAAACAACGTCATTTGAGGCACTCAGTGTGCTTCGAAAACGTGCCCGGCGAATTCCCCATGCGTTCGCTGTCAAAATGTTAACGTGCCAGGCGAAATCGCCTCTGACGTCACATGCGTGATTGTTCCGACAACGATTTTCATCCttaatatttaaatgaaagATCACACTGATTACATATGACGCGATATTTATTTCTAGCTAATAATCGAACACAAACCAGCGCCCAATGGTTTTCAGTCTGGTCAGTCGCCGACGATATTATAGAGGCAATATTCGCTTCCTCGGCACACGCATCTGTACGCAGCTGTCAACCGTGAGGTCTCAGACAGCGagcgaaaagaaggaaagaagCAGGAAAGCAGTGCTGCAAGAGgctcgcgtgcgtgcgtgcgttttccTCTCGATATCTGCGGgtcacatttttattttttaagttttttagTCTTAATCAACCACCCGGACAACCGGAACACACGCGTGAAACGAATATCTCGCCGGAACAGAAAATCCAGTCTCGTTCCTTCACCAAGAGAGCAAGCGTGACAGAGAgggcgtgtgtgtgggtgagagagtgagtgagagacTGAGAAAGGGAAGAAATCAAAAAAATCCTGTGCCCGGCGCTGCAGGAGCAAGCCCATCATCACACGCCAGTGAAAACGCTTAGGTGGGCATCGCCACGAGAAACAACACGGCCCGAGTGTCAGGAAAAGATAGTGGACGAGGCACGGGATTTGTAATAGATGGTGCAGTTCTGACCGCTTGCGGACTTTACAAATTACGGCACACGGAAAGGGTTGCTGAGTACCGGGCAGCGAAAGGACACGCGACTTCGGCCGCTTGCGGTCCCGGTTTCGTCGTACGTGCGCGAGCATATGTGTGTTGGTGCTTAGTCCGTGCGATACACAAAGGGGACAAGATACGGTGAACGGGAACGTGTTCCAGCGGTGCTCCACCTGTGACGGCATCCCGTGTCCGTAGCTGTCCTAGGTCGATCCCAGTGTGTCCCCGTGTTGGCAATTCCGTCCCGAGTGCGGCTTAATGCAACGAACAATGTTCTATCCGCTGGTAAGTAGCATTCCGGGACATCGGAAGCCTTCCGTGGCTACTGGGGATAATAATTTGATCGATGGGAGACGGATGAATGTCACGCTCCGGTTCAGGAGCGATCGAAGCATGCGGCCTAAAAATCTCTATAAAGCCTCTCTCGTCGCTCGCCATTGTCTGTCGCGCTAGCCGCGCTCATCCGGTTCCGCCGTgtcgcgcacgcacacacaccggcgcCCATGACGGCGGGTTGATCGCGCGGGGTGTTATGTTATCGCGGTGTTCGCGAAACACCCGACCGGAGAGGTCTTTTTTACgtgtatatatttttttttgctggtgctCCTACCATCACACACCCCTATCGCAGAGCACAGGGTGCCGAATATTTGCGTGCGTTCGTATGAGGGACacccgccagcagcggcagcgccagcagcaacatagGTTACGACAGCCGAAGCGCACACCGCGAGCAACGTGTCTCGATGTGTACGTGCTATGCgtgtgtgcaaaaaaaaaacagaatataTGAGAGTGCGGGTGCCGCAGAAAATGTGGTTTCGCGAATTCGCGACCTCCACTGCAAGCAGACGCAGGCCCCGAAAAAATCCGCGAGCAACAGAGCAACGGCAACCCAAAACTCGAAACCAATCCATCCCTAGCGAGAGAGCAGAAAAATCGAAGCACTCCGCGTGCGGACCTCGCCTTTTTATGCCTCGCACCCCCcctcgaaaaaggaaaaaaatcgcgGACCCGGCGCTCATGTTGCTTCCGCCTCTGCCTTATGCGGGGCTTCCGCGGCCGCTGctgaccaccatcaccatcatcacgagAGTAGAGCAAATGTGGCCGAGCGGCGCGCGGTGGGCCACGAAGTTGGCGATTTTTTGGCGAAATTTTTGAGagctaatttttttcttttcatcccCTCAATCCCCCTCCTGCTCTCTAACTGGGTTTATTTTGCTATTTTATGGCTCGTTTTTCTCGTCGGCCATTTTTGCGTGTTCTCCTTCTTTGTGTTTcgcgaatttttggcaaacgcgATCGCGAGTCGCGTGGTATGGTTGGCATACAGACgtagaaagagagcgaaagagagcgctCAATCAGATTTGCGAAAGAGGCAAATGTAGAGAAAAAAACGTGTGATGCAAACGCCACGTTTAGAGTGAGTTTTTCCCCCCCTCGGTGGGGTTAGGAAGTTAGATTTGGTACAAGTAGCGATTGATGAAAAAATAACTACCTATAATATGTAGTTTAGCTAcacgttttattttcgccatcGTCCTCTTCGATCGGTAACTTTCGTTGTCAACCCTAGGGCAACGCGATGCCTACTGCGTCACCCGTTGGGTTGCTACTCCGCCATGACCAACGGATCGACTTAGACAACGAATGTAGACATCTGTCCGTGGGGCATGGAACATTAGCAACGGTAGTTCGTGGAATTATGCTGAATTCCTTGTGAGCCTTATGAAGGTATCATCGCCACCCATCGTTTGGGTTGGTCAATTTATGTGCTTAGGGCGCATCACCTCCATTTCCCATCTCGTgtggctttcgctttcgctgcgTACaggtttttcgttgttttttcatcATCCAAGAAGGGCCGGATCTAGAATAGTTCCTGTTTTCTGCAGACCTGTGCTGTGCATGTACTTTTTTACTCGGAGTGATGGCTCGCCAATATGATGAATCCGAACCACCATTTAATGCACAATTCGTTGTACCAACTTTGAATATTCATCAACGTCGGCCATTCCCAGTGCGTGTCAAACATTGATTTACCGTCCATTCAATTGTCGGCAGGCCGCGATCCGTGATCGTGTCGACCCGTTCAccgttttgtgtttatttttagtcgCTTACTTTACTCTCGCTCACcgattaaaaattatttttatgttttatttatttttttttccagcaaaGTACATTCGAGGATGGCGGAATCGAGGTGTCCCGTACCGAGATGCTTAACCAAGAACAATTGTGTGACAATAAGCACACATTGGCTTTATCACTTACTCTGGGCAATACGCTTTTCAATCTCAACAAAATAAAGTGCCCGCAATGCCGGAAGGTGAGTGAGCCAAATTAGGTCTTTGTGCCATTCggttaattttattcaaatcaaacaatgtGGCTAATAAACGAACATCATAAAAGAGAGTCACTTCACGTTTCGTTGCTGCTGATAACACATAGTACTTATCATTTCTTGTTGTACGATTGCTTAAACTATTTTTCTTGAGCGATCCCTCACATCCGCGAACGGAGCATAATCTCTCAACCCAGTGAACGAGTTTCTTtccgtaaaaaaaaaacccgagacAACACGCGGAGGGCCAACACCTTTACCGATCCTTGTGTTCTCGAGCTTACCTTGCTCGAGGACAGCTGGATGGTGGTGCACCAAGCGTCCcaacctggctggctgggaaagGAGTGTCGAAAAGGGAATTAAAAATACCAAACCTGTTCCTGTTGCGGCGTTCTTCTTTGCACGCCATTCATCGGAGCCTTTGCCTTGCCTTTCCGTTCTGTTGAAAGCGCTGGATCAGGTTTATCATGCGCAAGTGAACACACAACCTTTTCAAatccttttccttttgtttggctttctgAAGAGCTTGAGAAGTATATTATTATATATGCCCAGTGAGATTAAACTCATCCACGGATAGAACACCAAGAGCTATTTTTAGTCAAACATAATCCTGCCATGTAATATTTTCCCGGCGCGTGGAAAAGTAACACCCATAATGTCAAATACCTTACACCGTTTCCTTTTACGTACACGGCAAAGAACGTTTCTTTGTCTgataaaacacattttttttgcagcatcaCATCCTTTtcggcaacaaaaacacacttACCTGGACTaattttgatcgttttgttttctccctTCAAGCGTTTTGATTCGGTTGAAGAAATGCAACAACATCAAACTAAGCACTTGACGGAGAACAAGTTTAAATGTGAAATATGTAGTAAAGAGTTCCCCAGCCATAGTTCTATGTGGAAACACACTAAGGCACACACCGGTGAACGTAAGTTTCCCAAATTCAAACAACGTGTTCTGTATTATAATGACGTCGTTTCCGTTGCAGGACCCTTTGTATGTCCAATATGTAATAAAGGATTCACACAACTAGCCAACCTTCAACGACATGATCTCGTTCACAATGGTAAGCTCTAGAGCCGCGTTTGGATCACAATCCTTTCCTCCATCACCCGGCGACCTGATTTTCTAACCACAATTCTTCTGATGACAATATACACAGTTTGGTCACAATTTCGCATTGATGACGTTGTTAAGTTTGGTTCATTCTGAGAGATAAGATGTTACATAACACCGCCGAATGATGGAAAGGACTCGATGATCGTCTACTAACTAGTTCCGCTATATTAACCCtgcgattgtttgtttgtctttttcgTAGGACTGAAACCGTTCAAGTGTCCCATTTGCGAAAAGTGTTTCACACAACAAGCAAACATGCTGAAACATCAACTACTTCATACGGGTAAGTTGAAAGAATCGATTTGCGCGACCATCGAACAAGACGAGAATAGCCGAGAAGAGTGTGTTATCCGTTGCTTCTACCTCTCGTAGCCTTTTACGCTCATGATCACTATGTAGTAAATTTGGTATTCGTCAAATGAATTAGTTGTTTAAAACTGCGATCCTCTTTCGATCGCATCCCATGGCAGTAATAGAACGGTTTTTAACAACAACTAAATTTGTCGCGATTTTGTAGATATTACTTTGTCCATGTCAGTTGAAAATATTGACCAACATTTCACGTTTACGGTTTTGCCGAGCCACTAATTACGGGTTTCTATCTTTatcttccgtttttcttcttctaacaAATCTCCAATTGCAGGGCTTAAACCATACAAATGTCCAGTGTGCCAGAAAGCGTTTTCGCAGCACGCAAACATGGTCAAACATCAAATGCTTCACACAggtttgataaatttgtaTCCCGTCAATCTCTTCTTCAACCTTCTTCGCTAAAGCATTTTTTGAACCACgttacatttcgtttttttatttgtcacACTCTAATTATGGCTCATGCATAATGATTCACTTTCCTAACGTGTTTCCCTAATTTGCCTGTCAGACAACAAtgttatttgttgtttttttttttcttattttgtttcttatgGTTTTGTTCGATTGGTTTGGCGT
The nucleotide sequence above comes from Anopheles bellator chromosome 1, idAnoBellAS_SP24_06.2, whole genome shotgun sequence. Encoded proteins:
- the LOC131216484 gene encoding protein FAM136A isoform X2, with protein sequence MIEQQKQRIEMEITKQLDDLDRTVLRKMQADMHDCAANCCKDMNSSMDTVQQCVERCSVPAQRAQQHVESEINSFNSRLQRCVMDCDIAKYTAEFERCAIKCVDKHVGILPNMFESMRKVLQRRSS
- the LOC131216484 gene encoding protein FAM136A isoform X1, with amino-acid sequence MIEQQKQRIEMEITKQLDDLDRTVLRKMQADMHDCAANCCKDMNSSMDTVQQCVERCSVPAQRAQQHVESEINSFNSRLQRCVMDCNDTIKDKMGPSPSEGDIAKYTAEFERCAIKCVDKHVGILPNMFESMRKVLQRRSS
- the LOC131205774 gene encoding retinol dehydrogenase 13-like codes for the protein MSIFRNKLILASSAIGTLIGGTVLLKDYMQGAKFQNKEVRAEGKVVIVTGANTGIGRETAHCLAHRGAHVYMACRDMKKCEEARQDIVVETRNPNVFCRECDLASMQSIRQFVKQFKSEQQRLDILINNAGVMRCPRSLTKEGIEMQLGVNHMGHFLLTNLLLDNLKLSAPSRVVVVSSLAHTRGQIALDDLNSSNSYDEARAYDQSKLANVLFTRELARRLEGTGVTVNALHPGIVDTDLMRHMGIFNSWFSSVFVKPFVWPFLKSPLYGAQTTLHVALEPSLEKVSGQYFSDCAPKDVAEQAKDDRVAKWLWAVSEKWTGTLTGTAAVS